Below is a genomic region from Rhinatrema bivittatum chromosome 8, aRhiBiv1.1, whole genome shotgun sequence.
GGAATCTAACTTAAACAAGAATTGCGTCCCCTGACCATGCCCGGCAGGgcggaaagggggtggggggggggatataaatCTCTGTACGGCTGAAATTGTTTTCCTGTTGGTTCCCATGAACCCTTTGGGCGAATCAAGTTACGAGAGAGAGGTCACAAATAAACTTTGCGCTGTCTGGGAGGAGATTGGTCCGTTACAGCTATGAGACAAtcgatgacatcacatcctcccCTACAGTCAGATCCcatttcaagggggggggggggggtgaagacatGGGTTCTGAACAGGACTGGTTTGCAGGGTTCAGAAAAACCTTAGAGGGAGGTGGGCTGGGGAGAAGACACAGCTTAAAGATAACCAccccttcaataaaaaaaaaaatttagcagCAACATTAGTTTGTGCAGGGTTCTTCCTATGGCGTTGATGTGGGTCTGTCTGAAATGCCACCTAGAACAGAGGGTACACAGCCCATTTATGGAGGGATACCACAGGAATTGTCACTTTCATGTAGACAGTTTATTGCTAGTCTTGCTCAAAAATctgtgcacttaaaaaaaaaaataattgtagtTTGTCAATATGCTGTtcaactacaggtattaaaaaaaaaaagttcactttGTTCAGATCCATCAACACCTTTTGATCAGTTCTGAATCAAAAAACCCAGCACGTACCACGTTTATCCTTACATAAATACTGAAAAATTCTCCATAGGTTGCAACAATAATAAAAAGACCTATCAAAGTATACAATATGTaattttgctttgtatttttttaaagagattttaaaaaatagctaaATTTGTGATCTGAACAGATTAACAGTTACAATAAGAAAATATTACAGTGCAGTGACTATTGCTTGCTTTTACGTCAATACTCTTTGCATATTGAAATGTTTTCAGCAATTGCTCAGATAATTTCCCTTACTCGCAATTTAGTAAAATGAGAATTAAACAAGGTAGATACTTACTAATCTCCTTCCTGCAATTCACAGCTCATgcgactaaaaaaaaaaaaatatatatatatatatataatagatcGTAATAAATAGTCAAAAATATGTATTTCTGTAAGGCATCCGAGTATTACAATGTTTTTGtacaacaaaaagagaaaaaaaaaaagttgtttaaaAATGTTAAGAGTACTCTGTACCTCCGAAAATAGTACTTTTGCCAAcagacctggaaaaaaaaaaaaattaaaagagaaCTAAAGTCAAAATTCGGAAGCAGATCATTTGTGTGCAAGGAAATGTAgtttctccttaaaaaaaaaaaagttgtgtcaTTTTCTTCAAGAGAACTGTCTCTAAATCACCTCTACAGAGGTTTTAGTCGTGAATGCAGTCTGACTTAAGGGCCGATCCTTTCCCTTAAATACTATAAACAGGTGCCTAACGAGTCCGTGTccggtttttttttatttttttttatttttcagcaacTCTGAAATTTGTATCCTTCCAAGAGGCTGTCCAAGGCTGTGCCGGCGCTGCCCCCCGCTTACTGCATGCGGTCGGGCTGCAGCTGCTGGGGCTGGTACTGGACGAAAGCTGCGGAGGCCGAGGCAGGCGTGGTGGCGGCAGGGAGGGGCTGCTGAAGGGCACCGGTGTAGCCGTACCCCACGAAACCCGCCGCGGGGGACGCTGCGTAGGGGTACTGCTCGTAGGCGGCTGTGCTGTATTGGCTGTAGGCCTGGGCAGCAGTGGCGTAGTCTATGTACGGAGACGTCAGAGACTGGATGGGGGTAGGGATGACCACGCTTGGCTGAACAATCGCTTGAGGGTAGATGTATTGAGGAGCAAGCCTGTGAAGAGAGacggaaaaacaaaacaaaacacaaaaacacacattAGACTGCAAAACCATGAGTGTAAGTATAATAATTTGCAATGGTATCACTGACCCTGCTGAGTTTCTCCTTTCCTGCAAAGTGAAAAGCAAATGCTAGAACTAGGAAAGGCTccaacacaaccccccccccccccccccacaaacaaaCCACACAAATGTAAAGGCTTGCAGTGTtggacatcaaatgttcactatTGAAATGGTTTCTACAGCACTGCCTTTTGGCAATAGTTGTCCTAGTGCTTGTTGCAAAACAGAAATAGTTGTGTTGCATCTCTTGTGTAATATTTCCTAGCAGCTACCATGCCAACACCCCCAGCCACTTAATAATGGACTGAGGATCTGTTGTGTTTGACGTCCCTTTTCCCTTTCACTTCATGGTTCATCATTTTTACAGCCtctggcaggagagagagagtaacaTGGCACAGGATCACATTTCTCTGCCTTCAGGGTTAAAAACCATCCCCTACGGACTACATTAGATCacaaaactctaaataaaaatcACGACGGTTCTGCAGGGATTCCAACAGGACCTCACTAATTAATTTGTCAGCCTTGCTCATGTGTGACGTTCCACACTCcagtgataaaaaaaaccaaccccacctATTGTTCCTTGTAAGTCACTGGCTGCTAATCCTCTGGTTATGTTCAGCCATGCAAACACAGGACACTTCCCTAAACCactatctactagggatgtgaatcggatccgatattggatccgattcacatccgatatcggatccgattcacatctatagagatgtgaatcggaaccagaatcggatccgatatcggatccgattcacatccctactatctactTCCAGATCGCCTTTAAGAAAATCAAGATAGCAGCAGCAAAAGCAGAGTAAACAGCCCCTGCAATAGCGGGTCCCAGCAAAACATCAGCTATCACCTTTGCTAAACAAAAGAACTCAGACAACCAACCAACCGCACTCTCATATTCACATGCAAAGATTGGACTCTGCCCCTCTGAGGAGGATGGCACCAAAAATAGGATTCCAATAGCATGGAATAGCCATGGTGTATTGTTGGAAACCAACCTGGCTACAACCCACTTTGAAAGCCAGGGCTCACTTTTACCTGCACGTGATTGAGGGAGGTACCCGCAGCAGACACAGGCAACCAAATCCCCAAAGGACTCCGTTCTGCACGCAAGACTGCTAACTGGATACAACCATATCCCAAAAGCAGGACTTCTCACATCAGGAGAAGATGGGCAATGGTCTGGGTCCATACCCACGTAACCCTCCATTCACTAACAGACATCTCACCTCTACAGAAAGAGGCTAAAACTTTGTAATAAGGAGGcgcttttaaaatatataataagtGAAAGAACGCCCAAGGGCTGGAGTTCCTCAGGAGCCTTGACACGGTGGGGAGTGCAGCCTGCAGAACTTATCCCCTTCTCTCACCAGAAGGTCCGATACACTGCATGGATGGCCTCAAGGCTTGCTGCAGGAGCTAGATTTGAATCCACATCAAAGCGAGTCGCTTTGTTACAGTAACTCTTAGACACAGATGTGCTCTGCTCAGATTCCAAGACACACCTTCCCGTTTCCAAGCATCTGCAGAGACATCTAAAAAAGGTAAGACCATAACAAATCCACACTGGTTAGAGTGAAAGGAAAAGTCATAATACACGATTTCCTGCCACAGTAATTATCTGTCCAGTAAGTCAGAACAAAGTTTGGGAAGGTGTCAAAT
It encodes:
- the RBM38 gene encoding RNA-binding protein 38 isoform X1 gives rise to the protein MLLQRSLVCTPVTMHTVQKDTTFTKIFVGGLPYHTTDSSLRKYFEVFGDIEEAVVITDRQTGKSRGYGFVTMVDRAAAERACKDPNPIIDGRKANVNLAYLGAKPRNIQSGFTIGVQPLHPAFIQRPFGCLCRCLETGRCVLESEQSTSVSKSYCNKATRFDVDSNLAPAASLEAIHAVYRTFWLAPQYIYPQAIVQPSVVIPTPIQSLTSPYIDYATAAQAYSQYSTAAYEQYPYAASPAAGFVGYGYTGALQQPLPAATTPASASAAFVQYQPQQLQPDRMQ
- the RBM38 gene encoding RNA-binding protein 38 isoform X3 — translated: MSSPTQEVTMVDRAAAERACKDPNPIIDGRKANVNLAYLGAKPRNIQSGFTIGVQPLHPAFIQRPFGCLCRCLETGRCVLESEQSTSVSKSYCNKATRFDVDSNLAPAASLEAIHAVYRTFWLAPQYIYPQAIVQPSVVIPTPIQSLTSPYIDYATAAQAYSQYSTAAYEQYPYAASPAAGFVGYGYTGALQQPLPAATTPASASAAFVQYQPQQLQPDRMQ